Below is a window of Desmonostoc muscorum LEGE 12446 DNA.
CCCAGTTCTGCGACTAGCGAGATAAATTTCTCCGCCATTTGGGCCTAAGTTACTATGGCCAGAGTAGTGTAGAACCTGATATCTGCCTTGTTCTAGAGCCTGGGTTAGTTCTTCCCGTCCTGGTTGGTCTAACACAGTCAGTTCAATTTCTGGGAGATGATTGCTACCTTCAGCAAATCTTGGTACTGGACGCCCAAGTTCCGCTTGCAGTTTGATAGCTTCCTGTTTGAGCAAGTCAAGGCGGACTTGATCTAAAGGTGAAGCAATTACCATCAATACTTTGACACCACTTTCTTCTAGTGGTGTGGGCATATTTGCCGTAGGCGTAGCCCCCCGCAGGGATCGCAAACGAGAACCGCCCAAAATTCCACTTTGAAACCGAGAAAAAGCGACATAAGGTCCAGTGGCCAAAGGGCGATCGCCTGCGTGCATCACTTCCCAAGGCAAACGAGCTAACCTCGTCTCTTTCAGCCCCAAGCGTAAGCGGAGTACTTGTTGGTGATTTTGGGCAATACCTTGGGCAGTAATCCAACTATCTCTGAGAGTGCCTTGAAATAGTGCATTATATAATTGTTGACCCAACGCCACCAAGTTCACAGAATTTCTCGCGATATCGCTTTCCCGCCCGCTAGAGGCGAATACATCTCCCTGTAACACCGACTTCAACGGGTCATTCATCAAATGCCCAGCAGCCATTAACCAATCAGCTACAGGCCAAGTTACCAATTCTTCTGCCAATGGCACCCCAGGCGCGACTTGTTCCGTCCGCACCAAGTAGTCGTTTTGCCCTACTGGAGTTACGGATATGTGGAATTCCTGGGTCACAGCTTCTCCTGTTCGCCTCCTAAATTCGGATTGAAACGCGAAAGTTTCAAGTCGATTTTTCGCTCCCTCTGATAACTTAGATGCATCCCACCCCTGAATGTTTCTGATTTTTAGTTGTTTTGCTTTTTCTACCTTTACAACTTTATCCGGATTGGATTACTTGGGTCTAGAACAGTTTATTGGTAGATGCACCTTGATCTTCAACTCCCCTAGTCGGCTAACACCCACTGGGGGTTTTTTTATTTTGGCAAACAACAGCAACTTCTAATATCAAGTTCGTGTGAACACTTATACTTAAAGCTAACACCCAGACACAAAGAAAAGTCGAAGAACCGACTTTCCGCCATCGGAACATCAGGAAATGTTCTGACGTAGAAAGTTTAAAACTATCAGTAATTAACCCTCTTTAATCACTTTTGGTAGATAAAAATCTAAAAGCCTTATTTTTACGGACTTTTATGAATTTAGGTGTAGTAGGGGTTGAAGAACGAAACCCAACACCTAAAACCATTGGTTTTGTTCGGTTTCACTTCGTACCCCTGGGGGGAAGCAAGCTACAACCCAAACTACATTCATTTTTATTTTCCCAGACTGACACAAGAGGGTTAAACGAACTTGACATAACGCAGATATTCTCCACCAGAAAATAGTGCTTAACTTTAGAATACTTGATTGGCAGATGGATGTACCTCGATCTTTAACTCCCTTAATTCCCTCAATATCCACTAGTACAGCACGGCAAAAATCTAAGTAGCATCTTTAATTAACCACATAAGCGGCTTCAGCCCCCGTCTTCAAGATAGGCAAACTTCCACGAAGGTGTACTAGTTTTTTCTTGAGACAAAACAATAATCAACTTTCTCGGAAATTTATCCGGAGCATGATGATTAAACCTAGAACATTTAATTGGTAGATGCACCCTGATAACTAGCTCCCCTGGTAAGCTAATAGCCACTGGGGGTTTTTTTTACTCATCAAACACCTATTTTTCAGGTAGCGCACTCATCATTGAATAATTGGTAGGTTTGACCGTACCGATTTGAGATTTGAGATTTGAGATTTGAGATTAAAAATTATTTCAGTTCATGCCCGCGGTATTGGGCCGAACAAATCCAAAATTTAAAATCCGACCCTCCCAAGCGTTGCGTTAGGGACGCAGGAGCCTCTGATTCACTAACGCTGCGCTATCAGCCACATAACCTTGTGGTCTCTTTCAATCCAAAATCGGTAATCCTTGTTGAAAAGTTCGATCTAAGGCTTCCTTAGATCAAACTTTTCGCAAAATTCAAAATTGCTTGACCTGATAACTAACCCCTCTGATTGGCTAACACCTGTTGAGAGTTTTTTTTCTGGTAAACAAACAACAACAATCTCAACTTCTGCATAATTTATCCGGTCGATAGCCATTAACTTGAGAAAACATAATTGGTAGATGCACCCTGATAACTCAACTCCCCTGGTTGGCTAACACCCACTGGGGGTTTTTTTTAGTTGGAAGCATTGAACAATTTTAGATTTTAGATTTTGGATTAGGGTTTTCCGGTTGAGAGCAACATCGCTTGTGGATAAAAGACATCTCAAACCGACAATCTAAAATCCTCAGGGTACAATTACCATTGTGCTTGGAGTGAATCTAAAAGACGCTCGCCAAATCCCTAACGCTACGCTGTCGGCAATTCGAAATCTTGTTAGAGCTTGAGCATTTTCTCCGGAAAATAGTGGCTGCCCCTAGAAAACATAATTGGTAGATGCACCCTGATAACTCACTCCCCTAGTAGGCTAACACCAACTGGGGTTTTTTTATTTTAAAAAATAACTGACCTTTGTACAAATTTATCCGGAGTATGGTGTTCAACGTCAGAACATTTAATTGGTAGATGCACCCTGATAACTAACTCCCCTGGTTGGCTAACACCCACTGGGGGTTTTTTTATGCCTAGATGCGTCGGAGCTTGTTGTTAGACATCACTAGTCTCTATAATCTGCCTACATAGCCAGAATGCACCTTGTTACTACTGGTGGTAGACCTTGAGTATCTCCTTGTTGCCAGTATAGAGCAAAACCTGGTCACTCAATCCCTGAATCGCTTTCTTTTTATTGTCACGTACAGAGGCAACTCTAAAATGATTGCTATGATATTTAATCACATTCTTAAGTTTTTTTCTAGATTCCTACTTTCTCATTCCTAGACTAGTAAAGAATTGGGCATGGGGCACGATGCAGGGGAGAAGACTCTGTTCCCTGTTTCCTGCTCCTCTGCCTCCCCTACCCTCACAAGTGTAGGTTTTTCACATTCAGTCTGAAAAAGCCCATTTTTTCGTTCCGAAATCTTTCCCCGCGTCTCCCCGTCTTTGCGTCGATCAAAACGCGAAATCTAAAAAACCTACACCTGTCAGTCTCCCCTACCTCCCTCATCCCCTTTTTGTTGACATTAATAACACGCTATATGGTATATTTCATGGCGTTATGCTAAGATGTCTAGCCTAAAACCAAAGAGTTGCCAACCGATGAGTTTAGCTGTAATTAAGTTCTCTTCTGAAGAGTGCGGCATCTGCCACAAAATGTCTTTTTATGACAAAAAGGTGGCGGAAGAACTGGGTTTAGAATTTATCGACGTGAAAATGCAGGATACAGCTGCTTACCGCAAGTATCGCAAGATTTTATTGACTCAGTATCCTGATAAATCAGAAATGGGATGGCCTACCTACATCGTTTGCAATTCTCCAGAAGGAGAATTTCAGATTGTGGGTGAGGTGAAAGGAGGTCATCCCAAAGGGGAATTTAGAAGCCGTCTCCAAGAGGTTCTAGATTCTGCATCTAGTCAGAATTAATTACCTCAAAAGATTTAACCTCCAGGACAGGGCCAATCATGGCAGCTGTCATGACATCTTCACGCACCTGTCCTTTAACTTTTGCTTTTTGTCCAGCTTTAAGTAATTCTTTATCAGCCCCTCTGAGGATTTCGTAAGTATCGCCGTCTTCTGTAACTAATGCCCATGCACCCGGGCCAATATCACGGTGTTGAATTGTACCTGTAAGTGTAATGCTCATAAGTAGTAGTGCTGAGTACTGAGTAGGGGAGTGGGAAGTAGGGAGTGGGAAGTAGGGAGTAGGGAGTTATAAGACTTCTTCCCTCATTCCCCACTCCCCACTCCCCTTCTATGCTGCTTTTTCTTCGTTTTGCAATGCTAAACGAGCAAGTCCAAAACAAAGTATGGCGTTGGCGACGAGGAACAGACGTGCTAAGTTAACATTTCCGAATCCCCAAACTGCTGGGTCGTAAATAGCACTTACTGCCAAGCAGGCTGCCACTCCTAGTGTTGAACCAATGGCAAACCATTTCCAACTAGGATGTCCTAACAGTAATGCCATTAACACAATGGGAATCAATACGCTGGCAAACAGGGGATTCAATGCATCAGTTCCTTGGAGGGTATTGCCCAGTTCCGGAATTGAACTGCCCAAAACCCTGAAAGGCCACTGGGGAAGGTCAAAGATATAGATTCCCTTGAGGAAAAATAACCCAGAACTGCCAGCAATTAAACCGCTGAATAAAGACCAACTCCAAGTAAAGGGGAAGTAAACCCGTAAAAACCAAGCCAGCAGATAGGAACCAATTACCATTAAAATCTTAGGTAACAGTGCTATCGCACCACCGTCAATCCAAAAGCCGGGATTAAGATAGCCATTATCCCGTAACCACCGGAAGAAATCTTGGAAATTGATTTGCCCTTGAACAGCTAGTTTGACTGCTGCTTCTGCATTGAGTTGTCCAGCGCCATAATAGTTCAAACCATCATCCTGGATAACTCGTGCTGACTGTTTGAGGATTTTTAAAACTTCATCTGGTTCTTTAATACCAGTAGCTCTGATTAATGCTGCAACACCAGCAACGTGGGGAGAGGCCATGCTTGTACCTTGGAAGCCAAGAAATACGCCTTCGCCTTTTTCGTTGATAGTTTCTTGGAGAATTTTACCAGCTTCACTACCACCAGGAGCAGAGATATCAACCCCTGCACCAAAGTTAGAATAAGGTGCTTTTTCTCCGTCTGGGCCGATTGCTGAAACGCCAATGACGTGAGGATAGCGGGCTGGATAGCCTGCCCCATTGGTACTTTCATTGCCAGCTGCGGCAACGATGACTACACCTTTTCTATGGGCATAGTCGATCGCTTCTTTCATCAATTTACTTTCACCACTACCACCCAAGCTCATATTAATCACATCTGCGCCTTTATCAGCAGCAAATTTAATCGCTTCGGCAATATCGGCTACGGTACCGCCTCCATATGAACTCAGTACCTTCAACGGCATCAGACTGGCTTCATAAGCAATTCCAGCTACGCCATATTTGTTATTTGTAGCTTGGGCAATGGTTCCGGCAACGTGAGTGCCGTGACCGTTATCGTCTTTGGCTTCTTCTGTGTCGTTTACAAAATCATATCCTTTGACGAATTTTGTCTCATACAAGTCCCGCACCTTAGTAATCCCAGTGTCAATTACCGCAACGGTGACGCCACTGCCTTTGGTTTGAGTCCATGCGCTCTCGATGCCGATTGTGTGTAAGTTCCACTGCTTGCTGTAATATTGGTCATTGGGACCAGTTAATGAGAGATTTACCTCATCATTTTCCTGGGGTCGCAAAAATTCTCCTAGCCAAGCGGCTTCACCTGGTTGTGGAATTTTTCTGTAGATATAATTTGGCTCTATGAATTCTGTAGCTTGGGCAAACTGAGATTTTTTCAGTTCTTGGAGTCGCTGGCCATCGCCCTTGATAATATACACATGATCTTTTTCGGAAAACTTGTTGTCTAATTGGGGTGTAACGTTGTATTGTTTGGCGATCGCTTGTAAATTCTCTTGCACTACAGTTGATGCAATATCTTCCCGAAAATCAAGCAAAATCGTCTCAAACTCACCTTTAGCTGCCAGTCCCTGGAAATTCAGGAAACCAAATACGGCAGCTAACAGCCCAATGACAAACAAGCACAATAATATAAGCTTTCTCATATTAACTCATCACCGCTTTTTGCCAGTTTGCTCACTACCATAACTTATCTTGATACCTTGTTGGTGGATTTTGCACTTTAGTTTACCTTCACTTCATTACTCAGGACTGTTGAAACAATGGAACATGGTCTTTTGTGGTTACCTCTGTTAGCAATGTTTTTCTGGCTAGCTTGGCAAGGCTCTAAGGAGTATCAAAAAGTGGAAGCCTATCGTGTCTGGGCAGAACAATTTGAACGAGCTAAGTATGATATTTATTCAGTATTGGGTCAAAAAGGCAACTCTATAACCTGGGGTAAACCCACGCCTCAAGGACCAATTAAATTAGAAACATTTTCTTTAGTTAATGTCCAAGAAATATCTCTTCTGGTAGATGGCAAATCAGTAAATATAGAATCACCACCTGAGAAAGGTCGTTCTATAGAGTTAGAATTTGTATTTTCCGAATCCGCTGATTCAGTGCGCGTTCCGTTTACAGAAATTCCTTTAGCGGCCCAATGGGCAAAGTATTTGCACTCAGCATTAGAAAATTGGCGATCGCCACAAAATCAGTAATTATAAGCAGGAAAATTCTAGAGGCACAATAAATAGATTGTGCCTCTATGCGTGTGGTCTATTTAATTCAAAACCGCATTGAAAGTGGATTCATGTTTGCGTTACACTTGCACTTTCAATTGAACCATTAACCAACTATGCTTGAATGATGAAGTCTGAGGCTTTAAGAGTGGGGGCACCAGTCAGTTGTGCAAATTGACCACCACTGCCCAAACCAGCAGCGCTACCATTTTGATTGTATAGTAACTGCCCAGTCACAGGATCGTAGACTATCACAGCACTGCTAACTGCCCCTAAGGTAGTGATTTGAAAATTAGTGGCGTTACTGAAACCTGTTCCTGCAACAGAAGTAATGGCAGTGAAGGTGGTCTTATCCAAGATAATCTTGTCACCAGCAGAACTATTGAAGTCAGCGATGGTATCAATACCCACAGCAGCGCTGCTAAAAGCAGCGTTGGTGTTGTAGAGGAAAGCATCAGCACCCCCATCACCGACGAGAATATCATTGCCTGCCCCACCGATGAGAGTATCATTGCCGCTACCGCCCCGCAGCAGATCATCACCACTTTTACCATCGATAATGTCATTACCCCCTAGAGCATTAATCACATCGTTGGAGTTATCAAAACCTGCAACGTTATTGTTTAAGTAATTGAGGAAAGTAACGGTGTTTCTGTTGAAGATACTAGTTTGGGTCGATCTACTATCAATCACATCAAAGCTCTCGGTAACACTGCTTTGTCCGTCAAATATGATATTACCGATGCCTGGCCTTGTTCCTGATGCAGCTAAGTTTTCGAGGTTCTCTAACTTAAAGTTTTCCAAGGTGACTTTAGTATTAGCCACACTTAGAAAAGTGATTTCTAAATTGTCGCCACTTTGAGATAATTGCATATTTTTCGCAGTTAAGCCAGCCCCAACAAATTGCAAGGTGTCTATTTGAGCAATGACCTCGGCTGAAGGATCTAAGCTAGTACCTGCACCACCAAAATTTGTGATGATGTCATGGCCATTCCCTAGCGGGGTAATAAAAGTGTCATTGCCTGTTGTACCATTGATAATTTTGGGTTCAACTTTGCCAGTGATGGCAAAGTCAAAGGGGCTTTCGTCGCTGTCGTTGTTGCTTAAACTGAAGTTGCCACTATAGGTACCGATTCTACTAGTGTTGAGTGCCACTGTAATATTTGTGGAGGCATTAGCTGCAACACTAGTAGGCAGAATTCCAACTAGGCTAAATCCGCTAGGAAGTTTGAGATTAGTTAGCTTGAGTGGGGCTGTACCGATATTCTTAATCGTAAAAGTTTTAGTCCGGGCCACACCACCAGTGGTACTGCCAAAGTCAATGGCGGTCGTACTCCCATCTGTAATGTCTACTGTGCCGTTGAGAATTTGAATTTCCGGAGTAGTAACTTTGCCAGTAATAGCAAAGTCAAAAGGACTTTCGTCACTGTCGTTGTTGCTTAAACTGAGTCTGCCACTATAGGTACCGACTGTAGTGGTGTTGAGTGCCATCGTTATGGTAGTGGAAGCATTAGGAGCCACACTAGTGGGTACAGTTCCTACTAAACTAAAGCCATTGGGGAGTTGGAGATTACTCAAATTGAGTGCTGCCGTACCAGT
It encodes the following:
- a CDS encoding S8 family peptidase; the protein is MRKLILLCLFVIGLLAAVFGFLNFQGLAAKGEFETILLDFREDIASTVVQENLQAIAKQYNVTPQLDNKFSEKDHVYIIKGDGQRLQELKKSQFAQATEFIEPNYIYRKIPQPGEAAWLGEFLRPQENDEVNLSLTGPNDQYYSKQWNLHTIGIESAWTQTKGSGVTVAVIDTGITKVRDLYETKFVKGYDFVNDTEEAKDDNGHGTHVAGTIAQATNNKYGVAGIAYEASLMPLKVLSSYGGGTVADIAEAIKFAADKGADVINMSLGGSGESKLMKEAIDYAHRKGVVIVAAAGNESTNGAGYPARYPHVIGVSAIGPDGEKAPYSNFGAGVDISAPGGSEAGKILQETINEKGEGVFLGFQGTSMASPHVAGVAALIRATGIKEPDEVLKILKQSARVIQDDGLNYYGAGQLNAEAAVKLAVQGQINFQDFFRWLRDNGYLNPGFWIDGGAIALLPKILMVIGSYLLAWFLRVYFPFTWSWSLFSGLIAGSSGLFFLKGIYIFDLPQWPFRVLGSSIPELGNTLQGTDALNPLFASVLIPIVLMALLLGHPSWKWFAIGSTLGVAACLAVSAIYDPAVWGFGNVNLARLFLVANAILCFGLARLALQNEEKAA
- a CDS encoding thioredoxin family protein, which translates into the protein MSLAVIKFSSEECGICHKMSFYDKKVAEELGLEFIDVKMQDTAAYRKYRKILLTQYPDKSEMGWPTYIVCNSPEGEFQIVGEVKGGHPKGEFRSRLQEVLDSASSQN